The genomic region GCCACCGGCCAGCAGCTGCAACTGGCCATGCAGCAGACCGGACTGTTCCCGAACATGGTGGTGCAGATGGTCGCCATCGGCGAGGAATCCGGCTCGCTGGACGCGATGCTGGCCAAGGTCGCCGACTTCTACGAGCAGGAAGTGGACGACGCCGTCGACGGCCTCAGCAGCCTGCTGGAGCCGCTGATCATGGCCATTCTGGGTGTCCTGGTGGGTGGCCTGGTGGTGGCCATGTACCTGCCGATCTTCAAGATGGGTTCCGTCGTCTAGGCATCCCGCCGTGGACTTCCTGCAGATTCTCCAGACCAGCCCCGCCTGGCTGGCCGGCACGGTGTTCTTGCTGGGCCTGGTGGTCGGCAGCTTCCTGAACGTGGTCGCCCATCGCCTGCCGCTGATGATGGAGCGCGAATGGCGGGCGCAGTGCCGGGAGCTGATGGGGAATGAAGCGGGAATCGGCACGGACGATGACGCCGCACCGCTGAACCTGGTCTCGCCCCGTTCCCGTTGCCCGCACTGCGGTCATGCCATCACCGCACTGGAAAACATCCCGGTCCTGAGCTGGCTGTGGCTGCGCGGTCGCTGCTCCGACTGCGGCACGCGCATATCGGCGCGCTACCCCGTCGTCGAACTCGCCACGGGCGTGCTGAGCGCAGTGGCGGCCTGGCACTTCGGCTGGGGCTGGCCGCTCGCCGGCGCGCTGCTGTTCACCTGGTTCCTGGTGCCGCTCACGCTGATCGACCTCGACCACCAACTGCTGCCCGATTCCCTGACCCTGCCACTGGTCTGGATCGGCCTGCTGGCCAGCCTGGTGCCCGTGTTCGTCACCCCCGAGCAGGCCATCGTCGGCGCCGCGGCCGGCTATCTGTCGCTGTGGCTGGTCTATCAGCTGTTCCGGCTGGTCACCGGCAAGGAGGGCATGGGCTTCGGCGACTTCAAGCTGCTCGCCGCCTGCGGCGCCTTCATGGGCTGGCAGATGCTGCCGGTGGTGATCCTGCTCTCCTCGCTGGTCGGCGCCGTGGTCGGCATCGGCCTCATCGCCCTGCGCGGCCGCGACCGTTCCGTGCCCATCCCCTTCGGCCCCTACATCGCCGCCGCCGGCTGGATCGCCCTGCTCTGGGGTCAGGAGATCATCGACGCGTACCTGCGTTTTGCCGGGCTTCGCTGATTCAAGTTCAAGAGCGCCACGGAATCCATATATGGACTCCCCCGTTTTGCAAGACGCCGGAAGACAGGTGGGGGCGGTTGCCTGCATATATTCGGCCTCTGTGATATGGGCGGTCTGTTGCCCGCCCGGGCCCTGATGGTGAAGTCGCGCACCGGGTCCTCGGCATTACGGTAAAGCGGTCTGGCCTGCCGCAGCAGGCGC from Thiohalobacter sp. harbors:
- a CDS encoding prepilin peptidase; the protein is MDFLQILQTSPAWLAGTVFLLGLVVGSFLNVVAHRLPLMMEREWRAQCRELMGNEAGIGTDDDAAPLNLVSPRSRCPHCGHAITALENIPVLSWLWLRGRCSDCGTRISARYPVVELATGVLSAVAAWHFGWGWPLAGALLFTWFLVPLTLIDLDHQLLPDSLTLPLVWIGLLASLVPVFVTPEQAIVGAAAGYLSLWLVYQLFRLVTGKEGMGFGDFKLLAACGAFMGWQMLPVVILLSSLVGAVVGIGLIALRGRDRSVPIPFGPYIAAAGWIALLWGQEIIDAYLRFAGLR